A genomic window from Triticum urartu cultivar G1812 chromosome 7, Tu2.1, whole genome shotgun sequence includes:
- the LOC125519503 gene encoding uncharacterized protein LOC125519503, with the protein MADSSRMAMRRFRDGPMWTDTCSMVALFGAVVASTASQARSMRQYLLWRWTGGRWRSYNDVNWEIRSWGPLTVSEKARRTGRRQPAGGEPWLRTVVDVVIRGTGKTLSGSGSNYEVEGWECSASCSRCIIPSATSGLLGSQQPSEGTVADEEMGFLMQPIKRFTVLEEVNDSDVPMAPLHYLVGAAASGELQHAQALELSMDGQICATQTVVVAEREISPQKA; encoded by the exons ATGGCGGATTCAAGCAGAATGGCGATGCGGAGGTTCAGGGACGGCCCCATGTGGACGGATACATGTAGCATGGTGGCACTGTTTGgcgccgtggtggcgtcgacTGCAAGTCAAGCAAGGTCGATGCGTCAGTACCTGCTCTGGAGATGGACCGGTGGAAGATGGCGGAG TTATAATGATGTAAATTGGGAAATACGGTCGTGGGGACCTCTGACTGTCAGCGAGAAAGCACGGAGAACCGGCCGCCGTCAACCTGCGGGAGGCGAGCCGTGGCTCAGGACAGTCGTCGACGTTGTGATCCGTGGAACAGGGAAAACACTTTCCGGCAGTGGTAGTAACTACGAGGTGGAGGGGTGGGAGTGCTCTGCTTCCTGTAGCCGCTGCATCATACCATCAGCCACGTCGGGTCTCCTGGGATCTCAGCAACCGTCGGAAGGGACCGTCGCCGACGAGGAGATGGGATTCCTGATGCAACCAATTAAAAG ATTCACGGTGCTTGAGGAGGTCAATGATAGCGATGTCCCGATGGCTCCGCTGCATTACCTCGTCGGCGCCGCTGCGTCGGGCGAGCTGCAGCACGCGCAAGCCCTAGAGCTAAGCATGGACGGACAAATCTGTGCGACCCAAACTGTGGTGGTGGCAGAAAGGGAAATTTCACCCCAAAAGGCTTGA
- the LOC125524435 gene encoding uncharacterized protein LOC125524435: MEFVDIPTKHFLEQFVALVGLPSPVLCWRPAPDGLYIVGVQVDLGLADRVPHVYYEAARATIPEAEQAACLMVIHAVAAERNVEIRDINYYQLGYLCHQVDDLRKKLMEAEHLCAELMNIVRSNKSEVSFLERHTHRLYCCIRCLRNTVAALQHGGPGSSSGGV; encoded by the coding sequence ATGGAGTTTGTTGACATCCCAACCAAGCATTTCCTGGAGCAGTTTGTGGCACTCGTTGGTCTCCCTTCACCAGTTCTTTGCTGGAGGCCTGCTCCTGATGGACTGTACATCGTGGGAGTTCAGGTCGATCTTGGTCTAGCAGACAGGGTTCCTCATGTGTACTATGAGGCTGCTAGAGCAACTATTCCTGAGGCTGAGCAGGCTGCCTGCCTGATGGTGATTCACGCCGTAGCTGCTGAACGTAATGTGGAAATTAGGGATATTAACTACTATCAGCTGGGGTACCTTTGCCATCAGGTGGATGATCTACGCAAGAAGTTAATGGAGGCTGAGCATCTTTGTGCTGAGCTGATGAACATCGTTCGCTCCAACAAGAGTGAGGTCTCCTTCCTGGAGCGCCACACTCACAGGTTATACTGTTGCATTCGCTGCCTGAGGAACACTGTGGCTGCACTGCAGCATGGTGGCCCCGGAAGTTCCAGCGGCGGTGTGTGA